CTATTTGTCTCTCCCTCAGGACTTACCTGGGCACCAGCAGCCACTTGTCCCACCAGATATGGGACGAGAGCATCAGTGAGGATGCGGAGCAGCTGGTGACTGGCCTGCGGTCTCTGGTAAAGCCAGCGTTTGGCCTGAGCCATGGTGCTTGAGCCGCCACCCTCAACCATATATGTCATGAGAGTCCACTGCAAAAGGGAGAAGCCAGATAGACACTTCCTTCCCTTGTCTGCACCCAGACCTGCCAGAGTAATTTCTCCAAGCCCAAGTCCCTGCCCTGTTCCATATTACCGGGGCACCAGCAAAGCCAATCAGTGGCACACGCCCAGCCAGACGTTGTCGAGTGAGGGTGATGGCCTTGAACACATAGTCCAGCTCAGAGGTCACTGTTATTGGATCCCGGAGGCGCTGTAAATCCCGCTCTTCTCTTAATGGCTCTGAGAAGCTGGGCCCTTTGCCAGGCACCATGGTCACCTCCATGCCCAGTGCCTGGTGGGGGAGAAAACGTCCGGGTTCCCAACCTGTAACTCCACGAGGAGGAGATCTGTTCAACCCATgccaggaaggaggaaaaggagaataaAACTCAGCCAAACTCCATCTCTTCCAGCCTGTTTTTCCCTCTGTCCCATAAGGATAAGTGCTTATCTTGAGCCTTGACTGTCTTTTCCCTTTGTTACCCATTCAAGAATCAGATTTGAGCAGGTACCTGGGGTACAACAAGGATGTCGGAGAAGATGATGGCAGCATCCAGAGGGAAGCGACGCAGTGGCTATAGGGAAAGAAGACAGACTGCTAAGTGGCGAGCTGAGAGCATAAACCTCTCCCTCTTTTGTGGACCCCTCACCTGCAGAGTAAGTTCACAGCAGGTCTCTGGGGAGCGACAAGTGCTGAAAAAGTCCTGGGCAGCCCGAGTTTCCCTAAACTCTGCGGACAAAAAAGGGAAAGCAGGGCTCAGCCTTGTGGAACCTCCAGAGCCCTCCTCTGCCCCTCAAAAACTTTTCACCCTCCAGAGTTTTACCTAGACTCcgaggccctgaccctgacctggtAAGTAGCGGCCTGCCTGCCGCATGCACCAAACAGGAGTGTAGTCTGTTTCTTCTCCCCAGGCTGCTCGCAGGAAGGTGTCATTCTTCAGCTCCGGAAAACCCTGAGGTCTGGAGATCAGGAGCGGGTAGGGTAGGTGTCAGTAAACTAGGCTGGAGGTTGGGCAGGGCTCGGGTTCTAAAGGCGGATACAGTCCAGCACTGCTATCTGTCTTCTCCACACCAGCTACCAAGCTGTGGCTCCCCGCCGATTCCGCCTCCCCTCTGCCTATCAGGTGGTGTACAGGACTAGAAGGGCCGGTGCCGGGGCCTCTACCCTACACATAGTCGCAGCTTCCCCAGGCTCAAAGCCACTGGAGGAACTGGGagagtgggggagtgggggaaagGGACGAAAGTCCAGTTAGGAGAGTTCGGGGGGTCTTTGGACCAAAAAATCTCAGGAACAAGGGTACCAGTGGGCTGGTTTGGGGGCTGGAAGATCTCCAGGCTGGGGTATCAGAGATGACGGTCCGAAAAAGGGATCTTAGTTGAGGATTAGAAAGTCCAGAGGGCATCTCCTAAATAAAGGTCTGGGGTACGCAGTCCAGCTAGGCGGTCCCTGGGATGAACATCTCAGGAATCCATGGTTGGAATATTTGGGATTCCAGAGACTTGGGTTCTCCAGGGTTGGGGAAGAGGGGTATAGGGACAGATTCCTGAGCTGAAAGACAGGTCAGAAGCCCGTATGGCCACACTGCGTGGTGGCACAGAGAACTCACCCACACTTGTTCGCCTCCATGATAAGTTGTCTGCAAAGGCGAGCACAGTCCCCGCTATAGCCTAATTCTGAGCCTGACCTTTGCCCAGGCTCCGCCCCTTCCTGGAATGAACCAAGGCTGTCGCCATGTTGAAAGTCACATGATCAGACTCCAGAAAAGGCTCCCGGGCTGCCCCGGCTGCTGCCGGTAGGACCCCCTAGGTCTCTTCACCGTAAAGTCCTCTGTAGCGACGCAACAACAAACACCTCCCTACCCCTCCCCCGACAAAAGAACTTCGCTGTAACTACACTTCACGTGGCGTGAGGAATTTGCTCTCCTCTGACTGCCTGGGAATCCCGGAAGACTCGGCCCAGGTTTCACTTTCACTCCCACTCTTCatgattttaacaattttatgcCTGGCCCAACCAGGCATATGGTGAATTATGGAACCAAGTTGTACAGGGAACTGAAATAATTAAGTATTTATATTACCTAGAAAGAAGCGGGCACTACAATAGGTGCAGAGATTACAGTGGAGAACAAGACATTTCCTTCCTTTAAGGAGCTACAGACTAATGCGGAAACAAGTCAGCAATCAcaatagtaaatgttttaaaggGAAAGAGCTAGAAGCAAGTTGCAAGGGCTCCGTTTAActggggaaagcagtggggtattccaagcagagggaacggCATGTGTAAAGAGAAGACGAAAAAGAGCAAATGGCTTAATGGGAAACAAGGTTAAGCTGGTGGAATTAAAGAGGCTGGAGCTGTCTACAGAGTCCAGGTCATGCAGGCCTTTGTTAAGTGCATTTGTTCACTTTATCTTGAAGTAGTGTAATAGCATACAAATAGcttggagagaaaggaagagaggcacTGTATTCCCAACTTATTaaggagaaaataatggaaaactgTCATAATTACATGggatcatttatttctttcttgataACTTCAATGATTTGAAAACTGTATCAAAACAAACTTtccacccaagtgtccatcaatgaacgggtaaacaaaatgtagtgtgtgtgtatatatatatatatatatatatatatatttatacaatggaatattactcagccataaaaataaattatactgCTACATGCTACAATATTGTTGTAacatgctaagttaaataagacagacacaaaaggacaaatactgtatggttccacttatatgaaatatctataataggcaaattcatagaggcagaaagtagattagagttTACCAGGGTCTGGGGAGTGGGGCCAATGAGGAGTCATTGCttaaagggtacagagtttcttgtttggggtgatgaaaaagtatTGGAAATagataataatacatttaaaaaatggttaagattgcaaattttgttatatattttttccactattttttaaaattaatgtaatatatcaAAAACCAGTGAgtagtacactttaaatgggtgaattatatggtgtgagttatatctcagtaaacttttaaaagaaacggGGCGAGACCAAGTAGCCTTTTCCTCCATGATTGTACTTCACCAACAGCTTCTGTCCATGTTTTTTTGCCTCCTCCCAAACCACCTCGGCCTTTCCTCTCGTTTGGTTTAGAATTACTGGGAGAAACTGGATAATGATCACCAGTGTCCTGGGATTAGGAGTAACCACCAGGATCAAGCCTAAATGACTCAAGACTCCTGTCAGCAGCCGAGCTGGGGAGGGGGTTATTTCACCAAACATTTTAGTCACACTGCCCCTAGGATGGGGAGCCTGAGAGGATAtctaacagatttttaaagattcttctgGTTGTAGTGTGACTCACTGGGGGCACGAAGGCAAAACAGAAGGCCAGAGGATCTGAGAAATAGCTGTTGCAACTTCCCGGGCTAGATAGGATGGATGGTGGCTTGAATGGGGTAGTAGCAGTGGGGATTAAATGGTAGTAGCAGTGGGATTTGAAGTGGGTAGATTGTTCAGGTAGAAACTACTACTGAACTTGGGTCTGGTTGGCTGAGCGGGAGGCACAGAAACAGATAACAGGATTGAGTATCCCAGTACACAGGACAATACGGCGGGAACGTGAGGGGCGTTTAGTCCAGAATTTACGGCGAAGGCTGGCCGAAGGCGGGGCTGAAGGTGGTGGGAAGCTTCGTCAGCCTTTCCGGCCGAAGCACCTGGGGCCGAATAGCACCTGGGGCCGAAtcgcccctgggcttccctgggccaCCACGCTATggcgggcccgggcccgggcgcggcgCTAGAGTCCCCGCGGCAGCTGCTGGGCCGCGTTCGCTTCCTGGCGGAGGCAGCAAAGAGCCTCCGCGCTGGGCGGCCGTTGCCGGCGGCACTAGCTTTCGTGCCGCGCGAGGTGCTCTACAAGCTTTACAAGGACCCGGCGGGACCGTCGCGCGTGCTGTTGCCAGTGTGGGAGGCGGAGGGCCCAGGGCTGCGTGTGGGAGCCACGGGCCCGGCCACCTGTACCGGCTCCGGGCCCCTCCGCGCCGCCCGCGACAGCATCGAGCTCCGGCGCGGCGCCTGCGTGCGCACCACGGGCGAGGAGCTGTGCAACGGCCACGGGCTCTGGGTGAAGCTGACCAAGGTGCAAAAGACCCaggaccagggaagcccttggctgttcccctcccctcccccatattgAGCTGACATAGCGTTCGGTGCCCTTTGCTGTGGGCTGGGCAGGGCTTGCCGCCGGCAGTTCCCTGACGGCTGTCCCCGTCTGGCGCGTCCCGGCAGGAGCAGCTGGCGGAACACCTGGGCGATTGCGGGCTGGACGAAGGCTGGCTGCTGGTGTGCCGCCCGGCAGAAGGCGGGGCCCGGCTCGTACCCATCGACACTCCAGACCACCTCCAACGGCAACAGCAGCTCTTTGGAGTCGACTACCGCCCGGTGCTCAGGTTCTGCACTGGGAGGGGCGGGGCTTGCTGTCAGACTGCTGTGCCCCAGTGTGGCAAAGCCCAGGTGGTGGGATCTGGAGCGGAGGCAGGGTTTACAGCAGAAAGGGGCGGAACCTGaagggagctggggtggggcttCTGGAGGCGCCGTTTAGAGGAGCTAGAGCTCTGGAGAAGGCTCCAGGGTCTCCTGCTGCTCGCTGATGTCTCCGCATCCCGTCCCCCATTCTGTGCGCACAGATGGGAACAGGTGGTGGACCTGACATACTCGCATCGCCTGGGATCAAGGCCTCAGCCGGCCGAGGCATACACAGAAGCTGTACAAAGGCTACTGTGAGTGAGCTGGAatgggatggggaggaaggagcTCCAGGTCTGGGCCCGACCTAATTAGGGACTTGGGGTTTCTTAGCTATGTGCCCCCGACGTGGACCTACGAGTGCGACGAGGACCTGATCCACTTCTTGTACGACCACCTGGGCAAGGAGGATGAGAACCTGGGTAGCGTGAAGCAGTATGTGGAGAGCATAGACGTTTCCTCCTACACGGTGGGTGCTGGGACTCCTCCCACCCCTAGATCCAGAACTCTCACCTCTAGGCCAGGGCCAAATCTGAATCCCCACAGGCCATACTCAGTCCAACCCCCCATCTTGGAAGTCATGTAGGAACCCCTAGACACCTCCACCCATACCAGATGTGCTTCTAACCCAGCTCCACTATACTTTCTCTCGTGCTCCCTGGCCCAAAGCACACCCCCAGTGCAGGGAGTGGGGGTAAACACGGATTCcacctctctgcccctccccaggaGGAGTTCAATGTGTCCTGCCTGACAGACAGCAATGCGGACACCTACTGGGAGAGCGATGGGTCCCAGTGCCAGCACTGGGTACGGCTTACCATGAAAAAGGGCACCATTGTGAAGTGAGTGGGCTCTGAGTAGGACAGGGTGGGTGAGCCACATGCCTGTGAGTGTAAAAGACCCATCTGCACACTCTTAACCTTCAGGAAGCTGCTACTCACGGTGGATACCACGGATGACAACTTTATGCCTAAGCGGGTGGTGATCTATGGGGGTGAAGGGGACAACCTGAAGAAGCTGAGTGATGTGAGCATTGACGAGTGAGTGAACTggcctggggtgggaggtgggacaCGATCCTAGCAGTAGGATCTGGCCCACGTTGGAAGCAAAAGTTCGAGCGAGACCCCAGCAATCCCTGAAGACAAGGGGTCTCCAAAGTGCCTCACGTTCATCCTCTCAGGACCCTGATCGGGGATGTCTGTGTCCTGGAGGACATGACCGTCCACCTCCCAGTCATCGAGATCCGCATCGTCGAGTGCCGAGGTGGGGCTTAAGGCCCTAAGGAGGGAAAGGGATCCCAGTGTGTAGATGGGGGTTAGCTGGCAGTGAGTGTGGAGAGGAAATGGACTTGGAGTTGAGGTAAAGGTGATAGCTGAACTAACTCTAGGATCTGAAGCTTTGGGTCCCAAGCCGGGTGGAAGGTGCTGGGTAAGAGCCCTGCCTTAAAGCCATAGAAGTGCTTGGGCTCACCTGGAAGAAGAACGGAGTTGGGACCCTCAGGCATCCCCAAACTATAGTGGTGGACACAGGAACTAGCGAAGAATATAATAATCAGAATCAGGTTATAGGAGGGGATCCCAAAGGTCCCAAGTTTCTAGGAGCTAGGGGTAACAAAAGGCTGAGCATTAAGGAGCCTTTCTCAGGTCTGAGAGCCAAAAAGGCAGCAGGCGCAGTAAGTGATCTCACTCTTAACTCCTTCCTCCAGATGATGGGATTGACGTGCGTCTTCGAGGGGTCAAGATCAAGTCATCTAGACAGCGGGAACTAGGGCTGAATGCAGACCTGTTCCAGCCCACCAGTCTGGTGCGATATCCACGCCTGGAAGGCACTGATCCGGAAGTGCTATACAGAAGAGCtgttctcctgcagaggtggctgTGGCCCTGGGCCAGTCAGGCCCTTCCTTGTCCCCCGTCCTGAGCCTTGTATGTCTGTGTGGAAGAGGCCCCCAAGGTCTTATACTATAAGCTGTTCCACTTCAAGAGGCAGAGCAGTCCCTGGGCCCTGCCTTCTCCTGTCCCTGTGAGTTGGGGAGTGAGGGGGTCTTGCATCCATACCAAACTCTTTAGCTGCAGTTATCTTTACCCACCCACCCCAGATTCATAAAGATCCTAGACAGTGTCCTGCACCACCTGGTACCTGCCTGGGACCACACGCTGGGTACCTTCAGTGAGATTAAGGTGAGCCTGACACATGCAGTGCTGGTCTTGGCATTGGGCACCCCCTTTCTGCTTAGGCAGTTGTTCACTCTTCATCAGAGAGTTCTTAGACCTACTCTAGGCCTGGGTTTTTGCTGGGCTCTGGGAACATAGGAAGAAAGCCAGATACAAATAGTCAAAATTTTGCATTTGGGGTGCTATTCCCCAGAGAGCATGTGAAATATACAGAGCTCGGGGAGGAGAGGTTACAGCATGGACAGGGCAGGTTGCATAAAAGGTGGACACTGGGAGTTACCAGCAGCTCAAAATGACGTGAGAGAAGCCTGCCCGTAGATGTGAGTATGACATGGGGACGAGGCTGGGAGAAGGTGGATAGGAAGCAGGCCCTGGTAGCAGACGGCCCTGGGGCCAGACTTTGTTCCTGGTCAGTGGAGCCACTGGAAAGTTTTTATGTAAGGAAATGACAAagttggattttttgttttagaaagctCTCCCTGGTGGCCGGACTAAGGGAGAGACTGGAAGCAAGGACCAGAGATGGACTAGGCTTGAACTAGAACCATGGGATTAGGTCCAGGAATAGAGAAAGGTACCAGGGCCTGGACAGAGGCTGACTGCCTGCTGGTCCTGGTCTGGccacctctcctccccagcaAGTGAAACAGTTCCTGCTGCTGTCACGCCAGCGGCCAGGCCTGGTGGCCCAGTGCCTGCGTGACTCGGAAAGCAGCAAGCCCAGCTTCATGCCACGCCTATACATCAACCGGCGCCTCGCCATGGAACACCGTGCCTGCCCCTTAAGGGACCCTGCCTGCAAGAATGCTGTCTTCACCCAGGTTTGGACCACCTGGGGTCAGACTGAGGGAGGGTCAGTAAGAGGCCTAGGGGGCTGGGCCAGCAAGGACCTGAGCAAGGTCTTTGGGCAAGAGTGGGGCCAGGTCTTGACACAGACTTTCCCAcaactccctcccctttcccctgccCCCAGGTTTATGAAGGCCTCAAGCCCTCTGACAAGTATGAAAAGCCCCTGGACTACAGGTATGGCATGGGGGCGAGGGACCTGCTCAGGgtacacatgtacacatgtaTACCCACGCACTGCCTCTGGTCCCCTCACCATTACCCCTCTGTAGCCCATACTGCTGGGTGGACTCTGGGCAGGTGCATCATTCTGAGCCTTGGCCCTGTGTGGTGACAGAGACCCACTCCTACTTACAGGTGGCCCATGCGCTATGACCagtggtgggagtgtaaattcaTTGCAGAAGGCATCATTGACCAAGGTGAGGCCCTGAGGGACAATAACAAGGGTCCAGCCCTACTTCGAGTGGTAGAGGCTTCTGAGATCAGCTAACCAGATAGGGGACTTGCTTATTACCCCAttatgggagctgaggctcttgTGTGCCCCAGCTGAGGGCATCTGTCTGTCATTTCAGGGGGTGGTTTCCGGGATAGCCTGGCAGACATGTCAGAAGAACTGTGCCCTAGCTCGGCAGACACCCCTGTGCCTCTGCCCTTCTTTGTCCGAACAGCCAACCAGGTAATCTCCCATCCCTACCTCCCAAATTGTTTCTGCTGTTCTGTTTCTGCGAACCTCCCAGGTACCGGGCTAAGCTAAAGAAGGGGCAGAGGAGAGACTGAGTTGCCTGGGGCAGCCTCTGgacaggcagggaaggaggagccACTGTATATTCAGAGGGATCATTCAGGGTCCCCAGTGGAAGGTGTTCAGGGAAGTCTCTGAGGCATCTGGGGCAACAAAGTAGGGCCCATCCCATGCTGTGCTGACAGCTCTGTCTCGGGGACAGGGCAATGGCACGGGTGAGGCCCGGGATATGTATGTGCCCAACCCCTCCTGCCGAGACTTTGCCAAGTACGAGTGGATCGGACAGCTGATGGGGGCTGCCCTTCGGGGTAAGGAGTTCCTGGTGAGTAGCCTATTCTGCACCCCACCAGATTAATCTTGGCTCTTGGAAGGAAGAAGAGCCAGCCAAACCTGGGAAGCTCAGGGAGAGAAGACAGTAGTATTTGTCTCacaggtcctggctctgcctggtTTCGTGTGGAAGCAGCTCTCTGGTGAGGAGGTGAGCTGGAGCAAGGACTTCCCAGCTGTGGACTCTGTGCTGGTGAGTTAGGGCCTAGAACCAGTGTTTCCTCTGCCCAGCCCCCAAGGTTGCTGCTCCCCAGGGCTGTCCTGAACCTTCTATTACCACATACGTGCTCCCTCTCCAATCCCATGTACTCCGGTAGCTTCAACTACTGTCACTATTCTGGTGACCCCTACTTCCTTATCTCTAGCCCCAATCTCTTTCCTAAGCCTGGAGCTATATGTGCATTTACCTGCTGGACATCTGTCCCAAGATGGCACCTCAGGATCAATACACTCTTCATCCTCTCCCCAGTCTACTGCCCTCTAGGGCTCCCTGTCTCACAGTGACACCACCACCCACTCCTCCCCATGCCAAGCCCTTTCAGGATCATTCTGcactcctccctcacctcccacatTCTGTCACATCTGCCTCTGGAATCTGTCCACTTCTTCCATCTCACTACTTTCCCTCTGGTTCAGCCACTTTCATTTCTGACCCAACCACTGGCTGCAAAAGTTATCAGTGTTCCTGTCAACATTCTTACCCATCTGATCTCCAGCATCCAGAGTAATTCATTTCACTCTCCCTGTTTAAACCCTTCAGTAAATTCACTCTGGACTTAGGATAAAATGCAGAGTCTGGAAAGGCCTTACATGACCCCTGTATCTCTGGACACCTGGTTCATGATCAGGCTCCAGCCAGACAGATTTCTAAGGCCTTTTGCTCTTTCCACCTTTTTCCAAGATGTTCTCTCTCCTGACTTCCTGGTGGCCCAGCCAATTCCCAGCCATCATTTGGGTCTCAGCTTAGCTGCCACTTCCTCCAGGACACCTCCCCTGCTCTCCAAGCCCAGTTAGGCATTGTCTTGATGCTTTTACAGCCCTTGTACTAACCCCCTCACTGCCCTCATTGCCTGCGTGAGGACTGCCTTGCCTGGCTGCCTCTCCTGCTTCCCTGTGAGCTTCTTGAGGAAAAACAAGGACTGTCTCCACAATGAAAAGATGACCTTCCTGCCTCTCTTCAACCCCCAGGTAAAGCTCCTGGAAGTGAtggaaggaatggacaaggaGACATTTGAGTTCAAATTTGGAAAGGAGCTAACGTTCACCACTGTGCTGAGTGACCAGCAGGTGGTGGAGCTGATCCCTGGGGGTGCGGGCATCGTGGTGGGATTTGAGGACCGTTCCCGTTTCATCCAAATGGTGCAGAAGGCACGGCTAGAGGAGAGCAAGGAGCAGGTACTACCCAGAGGCCAGTGGAACAGGGAGCTTTGGGCTTCTTATAGCCAGAGCCCAGCCTGATAGGCCGCCAGAACCCTGTCCCAAGAATTCCGGCCCCCACCATCCATCTGCCCTACCTTCCTGCTGATCAGTGAAGTACAGAGACGCATTGTCTCCATGAGCGGAGGCAAAGGGTCCCCACCACACACTGAGCTGGGAGTTGTGCCCTCTTCCCCAGCCAGGCCCTTTCCCTCCTCCACAGGTGTCAGCCATGCAAGCAGGTCTGCTGAAGGTGGTGCCACAGGCTGTGCTGGACTTGCTAACGTGGCAAGAGTTGGAGAAGAAGGTGTGCGGAGACCCAGAGGTCACTGTGGATGCTCTGCGCAAGCTCAGTGAGTGTGGGGCAGGGCAGTGCAGTCCCGGGGTGGGGCTTAAGGACCTAAGAATTAATTCCGTCTGGTTTTGTCCCCACCAGCCCGGTTTGAGGACTTCGAGCCAGCTGACACACGGGTGCAGTATTTCTGGGAGGCACTGAACAACTTCACCAACGGTCAGTGGAAAGGGAAGAGTAATGTCTGGATTCAGACTCCACTCATGGGATACAGAGACAGGGCGGAAGCTGAAGAACTTCTTCCACCATCAGCACACAGGCACTGATTTCCTTCTCCTCCATCTAGAGGACCGGAGCCGCTTCCTGCGCTTTGTCACAGGCCGCAGCCGTCTGCCAGCTCGGATCTACATCTACCCAGATAAGTTGGGGTGAGTGAGGATGGGGGGGGGAGGTCCAGTCGAAAGAGGCTGTGGCTGGCCTTCTGCCCTGCCCCACAAACATATTCACGTGTCAGACCCCTGCCCTGTGCCCCTGCAATTCTTTCTGATCTTTGGTCCCTCCATGCCCCCAGCTATGAGACCACAGATGCACTGCCTGAGTCTTCCACCTGCTCCAGCACCCTCTTCCTACCGCACTATGCCAGGTGGGTGTCCTAGGTTCCAGCCTGGGGATTGGGGGGTCGGGGGGTGGCATCCTAGGGTGGAGGAGGGCTTCAGGTACTGGGTGCACAAATTGGAGCCAAAAAGCCCCTGGTTGTGATGGAGGGACCTCTACACCTGGCACTGAtcagctccctgccccctgcagtgccaAGGTGTGTGAGGAGAAGCTCCGCTACGCTGCATACAACTGTGTGGCCATCGACACCGACATGAGCCCTTGGGAGGAGTGAGTCGGCGCCAGGGGGCAGCCGCGGGCTGGCAGGACTGCTCCTGCGCGGGTCCCACTCAGCCTCGCCCAGGAAACCAGCACACTCTGCCCTTGGGTGCAGTTGGAGTGGAGCAGTGGGTTGACACTGGTGGCCCAGCCCCGCAGACCCTCAAGCCCTACACGTGCTCGGGTTGTTTCCAGCATTATTTCGCATCTGTGAGAGGAATCTTCCACAAGCCCAGCACAAGCTGCCAGGCCTGAGCTACTTGAAGGGGGCCTTCTAGCTCCCCACCCCGTGGACTTTGCTTcagttttcagctcatttttttcttttcttgttcttctctggtTTCAGCCTGGACTCAAAGCTAAAAActcagggggagaggggaggatggaGGCTCCTCCCCGAACAAGGCTCCAGGGATGGATAGGGAATGATGGCCATCCTCGGTCACCTGAACCAAGAATGAAGAAAGTGCTGAACACCCTCTCCCTcacatatttgtcttttcctcctctccctccaaccCCAAGGTGTGAGTTCTGACTTTCTTTCTCCAACTAAGTCTCAACTGACAAAGTGCCACCACCGTCTCTGGCTCAGAACATACATGTATTCAACATTAAAACTATACTACCACTACCACCCCATATTCATCACTTCTGCATCACCTCCAGCCTGACTCCCTGTCTGCTGTCTTATCCCCAAGGCTTTGCACAGGTTAAGGCCAGTTATGTCCTCTCTGAAATCTTCAATAGCTCCTCTTTACCCAACTCTAAAATAAAGCCTAGACTTTAAACCTCCTCCTAGGCTTTATGCacgtccctgccccagccctccctccatTAAGGGCCTCCGTGACACTCCATCAGAGAAGCTATCGTACATGGGAaagttgaataaatggatgactTCATTCCTTCAGAGTGCGTTTATTGGGCTCCCGAGGGATGTTAAAGAAGACTGTTCCAGGACTTCAGGGTCCTGCTGGGAGCAAAGGAGATGTGTGTCAACGTGGGAGTGGTGGGGCTTCTCAATGGCAGAGATGAAATCTGGAGCTAAGCAGGAAAATAAGGCATCCTCTGCCCAGAAGGGGGAAAGAAAGCTGGACTGGCATCTTCCGGGATGGGTGTGGTGATTTAGAGGACGGAAGTCCACCTTCAGTAGCCAGGTGGGCAGAAGAATCTGACCTCCTAGAGGACAGAGCCTTGCAATGGCTGAGAGACACCCAAATCAGGATGTGATAGAAGAGGAGGCAGCGACACTGCCACCCACCCACGCCGCCTCCAGGTACCTCACAGCTAAGGTGCAGTCTAGAAGAGCATCCCTGCGGATAGagtcccaccccccgcccccccagaaGTCGCGCTCTCCCATCGCTTCTCCACGCCGTCCTCTAGGGCGCGCCCTGACGCTGCCCTGGCGGGAAACTCGGCCTTGGCTTTGAGCCCCTCCCCTGGGGCTGTGCGCGCCCCAAAGCCTGTCTCCCCGTAATTCGGAGTCTGACTCCAGATGAGCCTCGCCGTCAGCACTCGCCTTACGGCTCCCCGACCCCTACGCCTTGGGTAGTCCACAGGAGACGTGTCCCCTCCTCCGGCAGCCCCTTTCCGCCCAGGGAGCTGGAGGCGCAAGAGCCCCAGAGGCCGCGACTCCCCCGCAGCTCGGCTTTCCCGCCAAGCTCCCGCCGCCTTGTGCCGCCCGGGCCTTGCCGTGCCGGGCGGGCGCGccttcccccttctctcctcttaAGGGAAGGGCGTGGCAAGCACGCACCTGCAGGAGGTACTCCATTTCTGTCTGGTACCGGCCAC
This genomic stretch from Kogia breviceps isolate mKogBre1 chromosome 1, mKogBre1 haplotype 1, whole genome shotgun sequence harbors:
- the UROD gene encoding uroporphyrinogen decarboxylase, whose protein sequence is MEANKCGPQGFPELKNDTFLRAAWGEETDYTPVWCMRQAGRYLPEFRETRAAQDFFSTCRSPETCCELTLQPLRRFPLDAAIIFSDILVVPQALGMEVTMVPGKGPSFSEPLREERDLQRLRDPITVTSELDYVFKAITLTRQRLAGRVPLIGFAGAPWTLMTYMVEGGGSSTMAQAKRWLYQRPQASHQLLRILTDALVPYLVGQVAAGAQALQLFESHAGHLGPQLFSKFALPYIRDVAKRVKAGLQEAGLAPVPMIIFAKDGHFALEELAQAGYEVVGLDWTVAPEKARDCVGKTVTLQGNLDPCALYASEEEIGRLVQQMLNDFGPQRYIANLGHGLYPDMDPEHVGAFVDAVHKHSRLLQQN
- the HECTD3 gene encoding E3 ubiquitin-protein ligase HECTD3 isoform X2; amino-acid sequence: MAGPGPGAALESPRQLLGRVRFLAEAAKSLRAGRPLPAALAFVPREVLYKLYKDPAGPSRVLLPVWEAEGPGLRVGATGPATCTGSGPLRAARDSIELRRGACVRTTGEELCNGHGLWVKLTKEQLAEHLGDCGLDEGWLLVCRPAEGGARLVPIDTPDHLQRQQQLFGVDYRPVLRWEQVVDLTYSHRLGSRPQPAEAYTEAVQRLLYVPPTWTYECDEDLIHFLYDHLGKEDENLGSVKQYVESIDVSSYTEEFNVSCLTDSNADTYWESDGSQCQHWVRLTMKKGTIVKKLLLTVDTTDDNFMPKRVVIYGGEGDNLKKLSDVSIDETLIGDVCVLEDMTVHLPVIEIRIVECRDDGIDVRLRGVKIKSSRQRELGLNADLFQPTSLVRYPRLEGTDPEVLYRRAVLLQRFIKILDSVLHHLVPAWDHTLGTFSEIKQVKQFLLLSRQRPGLVAQCLRDSESSKPSFMPRLYINRRLAMEHRACPLRDPACKNAVFTQVYEGLKPSDKYEKPLDYRWPMRYDQWWECKFIAEGIIDQGGGFRDSLADMSEELCPSSADTPVPLPFFVRTANQGNGTGEARDMYVPNPSCRDFAKYEWIGQLMGAALRGKEFLVLALPGFVWKQLSGEEVSWSKDFPAVDSVLVKLLEVMEGMDKETFEFKFGKELTFTTVLSDQQVVELIPGGAGIVVGFEDRSRFIQMVQKARLEESKEQVSAMQAGLLKVVPQAVLDLLTWQELEKKVCGDPEVTVDALRKLTRFEDFEPADTRVQYFWEALNNFTNEDRSRFLRFVTGRSRLPARIYIYPDKLGYETTDALPESSTCSSTLFLPHYASLDSKLKTQGERGGWRLLPEQGSRDG
- the HECTD3 gene encoding E3 ubiquitin-protein ligase HECTD3 isoform X1; its protein translation is MAGPGPGAALESPRQLLGRVRFLAEAAKSLRAGRPLPAALAFVPREVLYKLYKDPAGPSRVLLPVWEAEGPGLRVGATGPATCTGSGPLRAARDSIELRRGACVRTTGEELCNGHGLWVKLTKEQLAEHLGDCGLDEGWLLVCRPAEGGARLVPIDTPDHLQRQQQLFGVDYRPVLRWEQVVDLTYSHRLGSRPQPAEAYTEAVQRLLYVPPTWTYECDEDLIHFLYDHLGKEDENLGSVKQYVESIDVSSYTEEFNVSCLTDSNADTYWESDGSQCQHWVRLTMKKGTIVKKLLLTVDTTDDNFMPKRVVIYGGEGDNLKKLSDVSIDETLIGDVCVLEDMTVHLPVIEIRIVECRDDGIDVRLRGVKIKSSRQRELGLNADLFQPTSLVRYPRLEGTDPEVLYRRAVLLQRFIKILDSVLHHLVPAWDHTLGTFSEIKQVKQFLLLSRQRPGLVAQCLRDSESSKPSFMPRLYINRRLAMEHRACPLRDPACKNAVFTQVYEGLKPSDKYEKPLDYRWPMRYDQWWECKFIAEGIIDQGGGFRDSLADMSEELCPSSADTPVPLPFFVRTANQGNGTGEARDMYVPNPSCRDFAKYEWIGQLMGAALRGKEFLVLALPGFVWKQLSGEEVSWSKDFPAVDSVLVKLLEVMEGMDKETFEFKFGKELTFTTVLSDQQVVELIPGGAGIVVGFEDRSRFIQMVQKARLEESKEQVSAMQAGLLKVVPQAVLDLLTWQELEKKVCGDPEVTVDALRKLTRFEDFEPADTRVQYFWEALNNFTNEDRSRFLRFVTGRSRLPARIYIYPDKLGYETTDALPESSTCSSTLFLPHYASAKVCEEKLRYAAYNCVAIDTDMSPWEE